The Candidatus Saccharibacteria bacterium sequence GTACGGTAACAGCGCGAACTGACACGATGTGTAATATTGGGACACAAAGCGGCGATTGGATTCCGAGCCTTGGCACGTCGAATCTGCCGAAAAGTAATAAAGAAAAGGGCGTTGGCGGACACCCGGGCTGTTACATGTATGTGAGCGACGGCACGAGTTACGTTATTTCGGCCTGGAACATGCTCGATGCGCCTAAAACCGATACGCTGTATCGCCGGCTCGGATTTCGCGAGACCGACCCATCCCATGCTAACCAGTTTTATATCTGTAACCACAGTGCTATTGGCGGAGTAATTGGCTCATATAACGTGAACAACGATTACTATAAGCGCTCTCTGACTATTTCGAATATAGAATCGTGCAACGAAACACCGCCTTCAGGTGCGTAATATGAAGTATCTTGTTGCAGTAAGTGGCGGTGTTGATTCGGTGGTGCTTTTAGATATGCTAGTGGGCGAGGGCGAGCACGAATTGATTGTGGCGCACTTTGACCATGGGATTCGCGAGGACTCGGCGGCGGATGCCCGATTTGTCGAGACGCTCGCAAGACACTACAACTTAGAGTTTATAGGAACGCGCGAAGAGTTAGGCCAGGGCGCGAGCGAAGAGCTAGCCCGCACTCGGCGATATGAGTTTTTGCGAAACGAGGCAAAAAAGCGCGGTGCGACAATCGCCACTGCGCACCATGCCGACGATATTATCGAAACGATCGCAATCAATATAAGCCGTGGAACGGGCTGGCGCGGCGTAGCGGTACTGGATAGCCCTGCTATATATCGGCCGCTTTTAAGCCTTACAAAAGAGAGTATTCGTACCTATGCCCGGAGCAAACGGCTGGAATGGGTCGAGGATAGTACGAATGCCGAGACGAAATATCTTCGCAACAGGATTCGGCGGCTCATTGCCGAGAAGCTAAGCGACGAGCAGCGAGATACTATTCTTGCGGTGTGGAAACGCCAAATCGGCCTAAAGGCACAAATCGATCTCGAAACCTTGGCGTTTGTCGATAGCGATGGTGAATACTCACGTTACTTTTTTGCGCAGATCGATGACGGGGTGGCGAGCGAACTGCTTCGGGCGTTTGTTTTGGTGCGAGGCGGCGAAAGCCCGACGCGTCCGCAGGCGGCCCGCGCGTTAATCGCAATTAAGACCGCTAAGCCACATTCGGTTTACGAACTTGGCGCACGTACGAATCTTCGCTTTACGGCTCGGACTTTTATTGTAGAAACACCTTAGGAAGTGGTATTATTATCTAGAGTGAATTTTCTTATATGAACCGTACCTAGGAAGGAACAACCGATTTTTTATGGCAACTAAACAGCAACCCCCGAAGAAGAAAATGAGCAACCTGATTCGTATCAGTCTTTTTTGGGCAATTTTGGTATTTATCGTCCTCGCGACCATCGCTATCTTTTCTCCTCAGAGCACTCTGAAAGAAGTTTCGATTTCTGATGTTATCAACAGGGCAAACAGTGGACAAATTAAAAAGCTCGAGATTCAGGGCGACGATGTCAAAGTGACAGTAAAAGACCAAGACAAAGCGACTGAAAAATCTGTCAAAGAGTCGAGCAGTAGTATTTACGAGCAAGGCTTGCAGCAGGGTAAAACCGAAGTCTCAATCTTGCCGCCTTCAACAACTGGCACGACACTATGGAACCTTGCGATTATCATTGTTCCAGTGATTCTTATTGCTGCGTTCTTTATGTTTATGATGCGCCAGGCGCAGGGTCAAAACAACCAGGCTATGGGCTTTGGTAAATCAAAGGCTAAGCTTTACGGTATCGATAAGGAAAAGGTGACGTTTAGCGATATCGCCGGTAACGATTCTGCAAAGCAAGATCTTGAAGAGGTCGTTGATTTCTTGAAACACCCTAAAAAGTACGAGACACTTGGTGCCAAGATCCCTAAGGGTGTGCTACTTGTGGGTAACCCAGGTACTGGTAAGACCATGCTTGCGCGCGCAGTAGCGGGCGAGGCAAACGTTCCTTTCTTCTCGATTTCAGGTTCTGAATTCGTAGAAATGTTCGTTGGTGTTGGTGCTAGTCGTGTTCGCGATTTGTTTGCGAAGGCTAAAAAGAACGCGCCAGCTATTATCTTTATCGATGAGATTGACGCTGTTGGTCGCAAGCGCGGCTCGGGTATGGGCGGTGGCCACGACGAGCGCGAGCAAACCCTTAACCAGATTTTAGTAGAGATGGACGGATTTGAGACAGGTACGAACGTTATCGTTCTTGCGGCAACAAACCGTGCAGATGTGCTTGACCCTGCACTTCTTCGCCCGGGCCGTTTTGACCGTCGAACGAATATCATGCTCCCAGAGCGCAAAGACCGCGAAGCGATTTTGAAAGTTCATTTTAAGAACAAGCCAACCGACGAATCAGTAAATATCGACGCACTTGCAGCAAAGACCGCCGGTTCATCTGGTGCGGATCTTGCAAACATGGCTAATGAGGCAGCGATTGTGGCTGCTCGCCGCAACGCAAAAAAGATCAGCAACGCAGATCTTACCGAAGCATTTGAAAAAGTTGCTATTGGTCCAGAGCGCAAAACCAAGGTTATGAACGAACAAGAAAAGAAAATGACCGCTTACCACGAAGCTGGTCACGCGATTGTTGGACACGTGCTTCCAGACAGCGATCCTGTTCACAAGGTAACGATCATTCCTCGTGGCGGTACCGGCGGTGTAACGTGGTTCTTGCCACCAGAAGACCGTAGTTACACGAACGTGTACGAGTTTAAGGACATTCTTGCCCGCGCAATGGGCGGCCGTGTTGCCGAAAAAATCATGTATGGTGCCGATGGTATTACAACCGGCGCTGGCTCTGATCTTCGTAAGGCGACCGAAATCGCGCGCGATATGATTATCGAACAAGGAATGGGTACGAAACTTCGCGACCAAGTATTCCACGAAGACAACGGCGGTATGATGTTCGACCGCATGACGCACGAACGTCCATATAGTGACGACACCGCAAAAGAAATCGACAAAGAAGTTGAGATTCTTATCCGCGAAGCGGCAAAGCGTGCCGAAGCTGTTATTGAACACAACCGCAAGAGCCTTGATAAGCTTGCAGATGCACTTCTTGAAGCTGAAACGGTTGACGAAGATACTGTTAAAGAAATCCTCAAGGATGCAAAACTTCCAGCGGAGGCCAAGCTTCATTAAAAGCGATAGGCGGATTCAATTATGGGTCGAGTAAGAAGCGCTGTAGCGCGGGCAAATATGAAGTTGACAATCCAGCTAGCAGCAGCGCTGTTAGCTGGATCAACGCTTGTTTCCAGCTTGCTCGGCCTTTTCCGCGTTCGTCTTTTGAACGGTAATTACTACGATACTTATCCCGTAGGGCTCGATGCATACACCGTTGCATTTTTGATCCCTGATTTCATGTTTTTTATTCTGGTATCTGGTGCGCTGAGCGTTACCTTTATTCCAGTCTTTAACCAGCGCCTGGCGAGTGGCAATAAAAAATCAGCCTGGGAGCTTTCGTCGAGCATGATCAACTTCATGGCGATTGTAACCCTTATTGCCAGTGTGCTTATTATTATATTTGCCGAGCCACTTGTGCGCTACGTGGTGGGGCCTGGCCTCGATGAATCTGGTCGCAACCTTGCAATCAGTATGATGCGCGTAATTGCTGTTAACCCGTTCTTGTTTGCTGTGGCGACGGTTATCGCTAGCATGCAGCAGGCTATTGGGCGCTTTGCATTTTATGCGCTCGCACCAACGATTTACAACGTAGGAATTATTATTGGAATCGTGTTCTTTACGGGTGGAATCAATATTTTTGGATGGCAAGTGTTCGAGGGTGGAATAATGGGCGTGGCGCTGGGTGTGGTACTTGGATCCATCTTGCAACTGATTGTTAGTTCGATAGGACTGATTGGTCTTGGTTTTGACTATCAATTCAAGGTGTATTGGAAAAACAAAGGGTTTCGAGAGGTATTGCATCTTCTACCGGCCCGATCACTCGATCAAGGCGCAGATTATGTAAATAGTATCGTTGAAACAAATTTGGCGTCACGTATGATGTCGGGAACGGTTGCCGCGTACCAACAGGCGACCACACTGCATCTGGTGCCAATCAACCTTATCGGTGTTGCTATTAGTACGGCGGCGTTTCCGAAAATGACTGAACGTTTGGCTCAGGGAAGGCCAGATTTATTTAAAAGCGAGCTGCAAACCGTTATTAGGGTTATTATATGGCTGTCATT is a genomic window containing:
- the ftsH gene encoding ATP-dependent zinc metalloprotease FtsH; translated protein: MATKQQPPKKKMSNLIRISLFWAILVFIVLATIAIFSPQSTLKEVSISDVINRANSGQIKKLEIQGDDVKVTVKDQDKATEKSVKESSSSIYEQGLQQGKTEVSILPPSTTGTTLWNLAIIIVPVILIAAFFMFMMRQAQGQNNQAMGFGKSKAKLYGIDKEKVTFSDIAGNDSAKQDLEEVVDFLKHPKKYETLGAKIPKGVLLVGNPGTGKTMLARAVAGEANVPFFSISGSEFVEMFVGVGASRVRDLFAKAKKNAPAIIFIDEIDAVGRKRGSGMGGGHDEREQTLNQILVEMDGFETGTNVIVLAATNRADVLDPALLRPGRFDRRTNIMLPERKDREAILKVHFKNKPTDESVNIDALAAKTAGSSGADLANMANEAAIVAARRNAKKISNADLTEAFEKVAIGPERKTKVMNEQEKKMTAYHEAGHAIVGHVLPDSDPVHKVTIIPRGGTGGVTWFLPPEDRSYTNVYEFKDILARAMGGRVAEKIMYGADGITTGAGSDLRKATEIARDMIIEQGMGTKLRDQVFHEDNGGMMFDRMTHERPYSDDTAKEIDKEVEILIREAAKRAEAVIEHNRKSLDKLADALLEAETVDEDTVKEILKDAKLPAEAKLH
- the tilS gene encoding tRNA lysidine(34) synthetase TilS, with protein sequence MKYLVAVSGGVDSVVLLDMLVGEGEHELIVAHFDHGIREDSAADARFVETLARHYNLEFIGTREELGQGASEELARTRRYEFLRNEAKKRGATIATAHHADDIIETIAINISRGTGWRGVAVLDSPAIYRPLLSLTKESIRTYARSKRLEWVEDSTNAETKYLRNRIRRLIAEKLSDEQRDTILAVWKRQIGLKAQIDLETLAFVDSDGEYSRYFFAQIDDGVASELLRAFVLVRGGESPTRPQAARALIAIKTAKPHSVYELGARTNLRFTARTFIVETP
- the murJ gene encoding murein biosynthesis integral membrane protein MurJ, encoding MGRVRSAVARANMKLTIQLAAALLAGSTLVSSLLGLFRVRLLNGNYYDTYPVGLDAYTVAFLIPDFMFFILVSGALSVTFIPVFNQRLASGNKKSAWELSSSMINFMAIVTLIASVLIIIFAEPLVRYVVGPGLDESGRNLAISMMRVIAVNPFLFAVATVIASMQQAIGRFAFYALAPTIYNVGIIIGIVFFTGGINIFGWQVFEGGIMGVALGVVLGSILQLIVSSIGLIGLGFDYQFKVYWKNKGFREVLHLLPARSLDQGADYVNSIVETNLASRMMSGTVAAYQQATTLHLVPINLIGVAISTAAFPKMTERLAQGRPDLFKSELQTVIRVIIWLSLPVATIAFFTRGYLVNFIKNGGDALMAGLLGSLVVAILFRSIYHIAARSFYAQQDTKTPLYISIFAIALNIGLAIWFTMSLGMGAYGLAWAQSIVAFIEVMILFYIMSRRIKGLFDMAFMHAVGRMMTATAIMGIVSYITVQIFQLGAVDQSFLATFPKFAIIVAISAAAYVLFSKMLKLSESDPIISRVKSLLFGRARSN
- a CDS encoding prepilin-type N-terminal cleavage/methylation domain-containing protein translates to MHYYKRGFTIVELLIVIVVIAILASLVIVSYNGTQSQAREARIRTDLGKMRELVDAYKAEKGTYPITAAALNPDWGTVTARTDTMCNIGTQSGDWIPSLGTSNLPKSNKEKGVGGHPGCYMYVSDGTSYVISAWNMLDAPKTDTLYRRLGFRETDPSHANQFYICNHSAIGGVIGSYNVNNDYYKRSLTISNIESCNETPPSGA